Proteins found in one Eretmochelys imbricata isolate rEreImb1 chromosome 9, rEreImb1.hap1, whole genome shotgun sequence genomic segment:
- the KCNE4 gene encoding potassium voltage-gated channel subfamily E member 4: protein MLKMDHTNMTQTMLTAEPQTLEKNSSSGNEYFYILIVMSFYGIFLMGIMLGYMKSKRKEKKSTLLLLYKDEERRWGEAMKPLPTVSGLRSIQIPMMLNVLQENMVPSLSCAVCSMEGSSVSSESSSPDIHFTIQEEVLDAELGEASEALLNESSEGSSENIHKNS from the coding sequence ATGTTGAAGATGGATCATACAAACATGACCCAAACCATGTTGACTGCTGAACCTCAGACTCTGGAGAagaacagcagcagtggcaaTGAGTACTTTTACATTCTGATTGTCATGTCTTTCTATGGGATCTTCTTAATGGGAATAATGCTGGGCTACATGAAatccaagaggaaagaaaagaaatccaCTTTGCTTCTGCTCTACAAAGATGAGGAAAGGCGTTGGGGAGAAGCCATGAAACCTCTGCCAACCGTGTCAGGACTGAGGTCCATCCAGATCCCCATGATGCTAAATGTGCTGCAAGAGAATATGGTACCATCTCTGTCATGTGCTGTCTGCTCCATGGAGGGAAGCAGTGTGAGTTCGGAGTCTTCCTCACCAGATATTCACTTCACCATTCAAGAGGAAGTGCTGGATGCTGAGCTGGGGGAAGCGTCAGAAGCCCTTCTCAATGAGAGCAGTGAAGGGTCTTCGGAAAACATCCACAAAAATTCCTAG